One genomic window of Rhodoligotrophos defluvii includes the following:
- a CDS encoding metal ABC transporter permease, with protein sequence MGAEFVMLNLVPLLVGVLVSLACALLGNFLILRRQALIGDAVSHVVLLGIVGAFILTGSVAAGYMLAGAAVSAVLSVMLIELIRRLGRVEPGAAMGVVFTALFALGVFLLEQAGARSVHLDVEHALYGNLESLVWFDAQGWHSLVDPAALAGLPPQVLRLGLILLAVLLFILSFWKELFISTFDHAFGETIGARPGLTGSALIVMVAAVAVMSFDAVGAIIVIAMFICPAGAARLMTDRLPAQLAWSAAFAVLSAVTGYVLAAFAPLWLGFSASVSAAGMIAVTSGLVLLAACLFGPRRARVGA encoded by the coding sequence ATGGGTGCCGAATTCGTCATGCTCAACCTGGTGCCGCTGCTGGTCGGCGTGCTGGTCTCGCTCGCCTGCGCCTTGCTCGGCAACTTCCTCATCCTGCGCCGGCAGGCCCTGATCGGCGATGCGGTGAGCCACGTCGTCCTGCTCGGCATCGTCGGCGCCTTCATCCTCACCGGCAGCGTGGCGGCCGGCTACATGCTGGCGGGCGCCGCCGTATCGGCCGTTCTCTCCGTCATGCTCATCGAGCTCATCCGCCGCTTGGGGCGCGTCGAGCCCGGCGCCGCCATGGGCGTCGTGTTCACCGCCCTGTTCGCCCTGGGCGTGTTCCTGCTGGAGCAGGCGGGTGCCCGGTCGGTTCATCTCGATGTTGAGCATGCGCTTTACGGCAATCTGGAAAGCCTCGTGTGGTTCGATGCCCAGGGTTGGCACTCGCTGGTCGATCCCGCGGCCCTTGCCGGCCTGCCGCCGCAAGTGCTTCGCCTGGGCCTCATCCTGCTCGCGGTGCTGCTGTTCATCCTCTCGTTCTGGAAAGAGCTGTTCATTTCCACCTTCGACCATGCCTTTGGGGAAACCATCGGCGCACGTCCGGGCCTCACCGGATCGGCTCTGATCGTCATGGTGGCGGCCGTGGCGGTGATGTCCTTCGACGCGGTGGGCGCCATCATCGTCATTGCCATGTTCATATGTCCCGCCGGAGCCGCGCGGCTGATGACCGACCGGCTGCCGGCGCAGCTGGCCTGGAGCGCGGCCTTCGCGGTGCTGTCGGCTGTCACCGGCTATGTGCTGGCGGCGTTCGCGCCATTATGGCTCGGGTTTTCCGCCAGCGTCAGCGCCGCCGGCATGATCGCGGTCACCTCCGGCCTCGTCCTCTTGGCCGCCTGCCTGTTTGGCCCGCGCCGCGCCCGGGTCGGGGCTTGA
- a CDS encoding metal ABC transporter permease: MDALLSALLLQAGYNTALVSIGAALLGASAGAIGTFVLLRKRSLVTDAISHATLPGLGLAFLVMALAAGDGRWMPGLLVGAALSAGLGLLAVVWITRRTRLTEDVAIGAVLSVFFGLGVVLLTVIQSLNTGGQAGLSGFLLGSTAGMLRSEAETIAVAAAITGLAVFLLRRPFTLVCFDQDYAATRGINVRAVDLAMMGLVLAVTVIGLKVAGLVLIVALTIIPPVAARFWTNRPDRMVVIAASLGAAAAYGGAVISALGEGLPTGALIVLLAFALFLLSLIFSPVRGVMAGSYARFLLRKRVHERQGLLALARGEPIYDPLTMRVLRRAGYVRGDGVPSLEGRAAAAAAVRDEALWDLYRRLFPAEAANVEYQGLIPIGQALPPDMVADLEARLAPKGA, translated from the coding sequence ATGGATGCGCTGCTCTCCGCATTGCTGCTGCAGGCCGGCTACAACACGGCCCTGGTAAGCATCGGCGCCGCGCTTCTGGGCGCGAGCGCCGGCGCCATCGGCACCTTCGTGCTCTTGCGCAAGCGCTCGCTGGTGACCGATGCCATCTCGCATGCGACCTTGCCGGGGCTGGGCCTCGCCTTCCTGGTCATGGCCCTGGCGGCGGGCGACGGGCGGTGGATGCCCGGCCTGCTCGTCGGCGCGGCGCTGAGCGCGGGCCTTGGCCTGCTCGCGGTCGTGTGGATCACGCGGCGCACCCGTCTCACCGAAGATGTGGCGATCGGGGCCGTCCTGTCCGTCTTCTTCGGTCTCGGCGTCGTCCTGCTCACCGTCATCCAGTCCCTCAATACGGGCGGTCAGGCAGGGCTTTCCGGGTTTCTCCTGGGCTCGACCGCCGGCATGCTGCGCAGCGAGGCGGAGACGATCGCCGTGGCCGCCGCGATCACCGGCCTGGCCGTGTTCCTCCTGCGCCGGCCGTTCACGCTGGTCTGCTTCGACCAGGACTATGCAGCAACGCGCGGCATCAATGTGCGCGCCGTCGATTTGGCCATGATGGGGCTCGTGCTGGCGGTCACCGTCATCGGTCTCAAGGTGGCCGGTCTTGTCCTGATCGTGGCGCTGACCATCATCCCGCCGGTGGCTGCGCGGTTCTGGACCAACCGGCCGGACCGCATGGTGGTCATTGCCGCATCGCTCGGCGCGGCTGCCGCTTACGGCGGCGCCGTCATCTCCGCCCTCGGCGAAGGCTTGCCCACCGGTGCGCTGATCGTGCTGCTCGCCTTCGCGCTGTTTCTTCTCTCGCTGATCTTCTCGCCGGTGCGCGGCGTGATGGCCGGCTCCTATGCCCGCTTCCTCCTGCGCAAGCGGGTGCACGAGCGCCAGGGGTTGCTCGCGCTCGCCCGCGGCGAGCCCATCTATGATCCGCTGACCATGCGGGTGCTGCGGCGCGCCGGATATGTCAGGGGCGATGGCGTGCCTTCGCTGGAGGGCCGGGCCGCCGCCGCTGCGGCCGTGCGCGACGAAGCGTTGTGGGATCTCTATCGCCGGCTGTTCCCGGCCGAGGCCGCCAATGTCGAATACCAGGGCTTGATCCCCATTGGCCAGGCGCTGCCGCCCGACATGGTGGCGGATCTCGAGGCGCGGCTCGCGCCGAAGGGAGCCTGA
- a CDS encoding metal ABC transporter ATP-binding protein, which translates to MKPSLMSSAGLFAPHLVAEHGRTLGQHHPDSPLAIAGLTVGYGTKPVLFSIDFVAPPGAMVAVVGPNGAGKSTLIKAALGIVPRISGEVTVFGQPYEKARQRIAYMPQRASVDWDFPATVLDVVLMGLYRDIGPFRFAGARHKRIALDCLERVGMGGLAKRQIGQLSGGQQQRVFLARALAQEADLYIMDEPFAGVDAATERAIIGVLKELNAKGKTIICVHHDLATVPAYFDHVLLINGSKIADGPVSTTFTPENLQKTYGGKLATTQIQTIDPAAGTSPPRP; encoded by the coding sequence ATGAAACCCTCCCTTATGAGCTCCGCTGGTCTGTTTGCGCCCCATCTGGTGGCGGAACACGGGCGCACCCTGGGGCAGCACCACCCGGACAGCCCCTTGGCCATCGCCGGTCTCACGGTCGGCTACGGCACCAAGCCCGTGCTGTTCTCCATCGATTTCGTGGCGCCGCCCGGCGCCATGGTGGCCGTCGTCGGCCCGAACGGCGCCGGCAAGTCCACCCTGATCAAGGCCGCGCTCGGCATCGTGCCGCGCATCTCCGGCGAGGTGACGGTGTTCGGCCAGCCTTACGAGAAGGCGCGGCAGCGCATCGCCTACATGCCGCAGCGCGCCAGTGTCGATTGGGACTTCCCTGCCACCGTCCTCGACGTGGTGCTGATGGGCCTCTACCGCGACATCGGGCCGTTCCGTTTCGCCGGAGCCCGCCATAAGCGCATCGCGCTCGACTGCCTGGAGCGGGTCGGCATGGGTGGCCTTGCGAAGCGGCAGATCGGGCAGCTGTCCGGCGGGCAGCAGCAGCGCGTGTTTCTGGCGCGCGCCCTCGCCCAGGAGGCAGATCTCTACATCATGGACGAGCCCTTCGCCGGCGTGGACGCCGCCACCGAGCGTGCCATCATTGGCGTGCTGAAGGAGCTGAACGCGAAGGGCAAGACCATCATCTGCGTGCACCACGACCTCGCGACCGTGCCCGCCTATTTCGATCATGTGCTGCTGATCAACGGCAGCAAGATTGCCGATGGGCCGGTCTCCACCACCTTCACGCCGGAGAACCTGCAGAAGACCTATGGCGGCAAGCTCGCCACAACGCAGATCCAGACCATAGATCCGGCAGCGGGCACCAGCCCGCCTCGCCCGTGA
- a CDS encoding metal ABC transporter solute-binding protein, Zn/Mn family, with protein sequence MGFSRARRSLLTGSMAALLLSAAAPAVLSDRAHAETGKPLQLVATTSMIADAVRQVGGSHVQVQALMGPGVDPHLYRQTSSDIAAMSRADAVFWHGLRLEAQLIGFLEQLGARRPVFALADALPEDQLIRDPAYPDQFDPHVWMDPNLWKGVVVAARDALTELRPEGKADFAANAERHLAEIDALDAYARNGLATVPQSSRVLVTAHDAFHYFGRAYGYEVLGIQGISTESEAGLKQIEHLVDVLVERKIGAIFVETSVSDRNVRALIEGAAAKGHAVTIGGTLFSDAMGKPGTYEGTYIGMIDHNVTTITRALGGDAPARGLNDKLAAL encoded by the coding sequence ATGGGCTTTTCGAGGGCAAGACGTTCGCTGCTCACCGGCAGCATGGCAGCGCTTCTGCTGAGCGCCGCGGCCCCGGCCGTCCTTTCCGATCGAGCACACGCCGAGACCGGCAAGCCCCTGCAGCTTGTCGCCACCACCAGCATGATCGCCGATGCGGTGCGCCAGGTCGGCGGCAGCCATGTTCAGGTCCAGGCTTTGATGGGGCCTGGTGTCGACCCGCACCTTTACCGCCAGACGAGCTCGGACATCGCCGCCATGAGCCGGGCCGACGCGGTATTCTGGCACGGGCTGCGGCTCGAGGCTCAGCTCATCGGCTTTCTCGAGCAGCTCGGCGCGCGCCGGCCGGTATTTGCCCTGGCCGATGCCCTGCCTGAGGACCAGCTCATCCGCGACCCCGCCTATCCCGACCAGTTCGATCCCCATGTGTGGATGGATCCCAACCTCTGGAAGGGCGTGGTTGTTGCCGCGCGCGACGCGCTGACGGAGTTGCGGCCGGAAGGCAAGGCCGACTTCGCTGCCAATGCCGAGCGCCACTTGGCCGAGATCGACGCGCTCGATGCCTATGCCCGCAACGGGCTTGCCACCGTGCCGCAATCCTCCCGCGTGCTGGTGACCGCCCATGACGCCTTTCACTACTTCGGCCGCGCCTATGGTTACGAGGTCCTCGGCATCCAGGGCATCTCCACCGAGAGCGAGGCCGGCCTCAAGCAGATCGAGCATCTCGTTGACGTCCTGGTCGAGCGGAAGATAGGCGCCATCTTCGTCGAGACGTCCGTCTCCGACCGTAATGTTCGCGCCCTCATCGAAGGGGCGGCGGCCAAGGGCCATGCCGTCACCATCGGCGGCACCTTGTTCTCCGATGCCATGGGCAAGCCCGGCACCTACGAGGGAACCTATATCGGCATGATCGATCACAACGTCACCACCATCACCCGGGCGCTTGGGGGTGATGCGCCCGCGCGCGGCCTCAATGACAAGCTGGCGGCGCTGTAA
- the blaOXA gene encoding class D beta-lactamase, protein MRALNGRGRAAAAFAFALVAAWLPWSRATAAERLHCTVVSDAETGTVIHREGVCDRRFFPMSTFKVPLALMGYDAGILTDEHNPAWPKPADKQNARGPAVVDPTIWEKQSIVWYSQELTRRLGEKRFAGYVNALDYGNKDVSGDPGKSNGLTDAWLMSSLAISPDEQVRLLRRLLKRELPVSAQAISKTMAIIPRFPAGDWAVHGKTGSGWLKTTAGATDKNRPLGWFVGWAEKAGRRIVFARVEVGMQPQSKPMSFLVRDSLLKDLPALLEGH, encoded by the coding sequence ATGCGCGCATTGAACGGACGGGGACGTGCAGCGGCCGCCTTTGCTTTCGCGCTGGTCGCGGCATGGCTGCCCTGGAGCCGCGCCACGGCGGCCGAACGCCTGCACTGCACGGTGGTGAGCGATGCCGAGACCGGTACTGTGATCCACCGCGAAGGGGTTTGCGACCGGCGCTTCTTCCCGATGTCGACCTTCAAGGTGCCGCTGGCGCTCATGGGCTATGATGCGGGCATTCTCACAGACGAGCACAATCCCGCCTGGCCGAAGCCGGCCGACAAGCAGAACGCGCGCGGTCCCGCCGTGGTCGACCCGACGATCTGGGAGAAGCAATCGATCGTCTGGTATTCTCAGGAATTGACCAGGAGGCTGGGAGAGAAGCGGTTCGCCGGCTATGTCAACGCGCTCGACTACGGCAACAAGGACGTGTCCGGCGATCCGGGCAAGAGCAACGGTCTCACCGACGCCTGGCTCATGTCGTCGCTGGCGATTTCACCGGACGAGCAGGTTCGCCTGCTCAGGCGGCTTCTCAAACGCGAGTTGCCGGTCTCGGCTCAGGCGATCAGCAAGACCATGGCCATTATCCCGCGCTTTCCGGCGGGCGATTGGGCCGTTCACGGCAAGACCGGCTCCGGCTGGCTGAAGACCACGGCCGGTGCGACCGACAAGAACCGGCCATTGGGCTGGTTCGTGGGCTGGGCCGAGAAGGCGGGGCGCCGTATCGTGTTCGCCCGGGTGGAGGTCGGCATGCAGCCTCAGTCCAAACCGATGAGCTTTCTCGTGCGCGATTCCTTGCTCAAGGACCTGCCGGCCCTACTTGAAGGACATTGA
- a CDS encoding DsrE family protein, translated as MQASTDKLVVLITKGIESELSSVAFTIANGGITAGLKVFVFLTSTAIDLVRKGGQRMTQVAPLDPLATLIEDFQKRGGTIWACPPCVKSRGYEQADLIDGVIIVGASAMHAQIKEGAATLSF; from the coding sequence ATGCAGGCGTCAACTGACAAACTTGTCGTGCTGATCACCAAAGGCATCGAGTCCGAACTTTCATCCGTGGCCTTCACCATCGCCAATGGCGGCATCACCGCGGGGCTCAAGGTGTTCGTGTTCCTCACCAGCACGGCCATCGATCTGGTGCGCAAGGGCGGCCAGCGCATGACCCAGGTCGCGCCGCTCGACCCTCTCGCCACGCTGATCGAGGATTTCCAGAAGCGCGGCGGCACCATCTGGGCCTGCCCGCCCTGCGTGAAATCGCGGGGCTATGAGCAGGCGGACCTGATCGACGGCGTCATCATCGTTGGCGCCAGCGCGATGCATGCACAGATCAAGGAAGGCGCTGCCACGCTTTCGTTCTGA